A genomic region of Stenotrophomonas sp. NA06056 contains the following coding sequences:
- a CDS encoding ribonucleoside-diphosphate reductase subunit alpha: MGASGERVPTWITKEAGNRRLPYDAARLLRSIDTIHAELPQLDVADYRRVVLAMVERKPSISADDLVDLLIREAESRVDLVAPEWEQFAARLYLRRLYKRASRNRFYDVSLKYGSFVGLQESLADRGVYSNDILRCYSKEELQQAGEMIDPERDRLFAYNGLYLLATRYLATDRSREVYELPQERWLTIALYLMQNEGGPGESGRVRRMQLVGEAYWALSNLYMTVATPTLANAGKVGGQLSSCFIDTVDDSLQGIYDSNTDIARVSKHGGGVGAYLGYVRSSGAPIRGVPNSSGGVVPWIKQLNNTAVSVDQLGQRKGAVAVYLDIWHRDIEAFMDLRLNNGDQRLRAHDVFTAICVPDLFMEAVERRADWYLFDPHEVKQAKGWYLQDFYDEKRGEGSFRDRYAELVADERISRRTVKAIDLFKRIMLSQLETGNPFLFYRDEVNRKNPNKHVGMVYSSNLCTEILQNMSPTRMIQEIVSGDQIVTTRRAGDFVVCNLSSINLGRAITAPEDLLAKDVLERLIPIQVRMLDNVIDLNALPVPQATITNRKYRAIGLGTFGWHHLLAQQAIHWESPEAEELSDRLFERINFLTIQASAQLAREKGSYPMFVGSDWHNGNYFRDRDYSGAAWDSLAREVASNGLRNGWLLAVAPNMSTAQIAGSTASIDPIYSAFYYEEKKDFRRPVAAPGLSLETWPYYEKGAYKVDQFASVRQNARRQRHVDQSISFNLYVPSTIRASTLLELHLSAWREGLKTTYYVRSNDIDISECEWCSS, encoded by the coding sequence ATGGGCGCCAGCGGCGAGCGCGTGCCGACCTGGATCACCAAGGAAGCCGGCAATCGTCGCCTGCCGTACGATGCGGCACGCCTGCTGCGAAGTATCGACACCATCCACGCCGAGCTGCCGCAGCTGGATGTGGCCGACTACCGCCGCGTGGTGCTGGCGATGGTCGAGCGCAAGCCCAGCATCAGTGCCGATGACCTTGTGGATCTGCTGATCCGCGAAGCGGAATCGCGCGTCGATCTTGTCGCGCCGGAGTGGGAACAGTTCGCCGCACGCCTGTACCTGCGCCGGCTGTACAAGCGCGCCAGCCGCAACCGCTTCTACGACGTCAGCCTGAAGTACGGCTCGTTCGTTGGCCTGCAGGAAAGCCTGGCCGACCGCGGCGTCTACAGCAACGACATCCTGCGCTGCTATTCGAAGGAAGAGCTGCAGCAGGCCGGAGAGATGATCGACCCCGAGCGCGACCGGCTGTTCGCCTACAACGGCCTGTATCTGCTGGCCACGCGCTATCTCGCCACCGACCGCAGCCGCGAGGTGTATGAGCTGCCGCAGGAGCGCTGGTTGACCATCGCGCTGTACCTGATGCAGAACGAGGGCGGGCCGGGTGAGAGCGGCCGCGTACGCCGCATGCAGCTGGTGGGCGAGGCGTACTGGGCACTGTCCAACCTGTACATGACGGTGGCCACGCCGACCCTGGCCAACGCCGGCAAGGTCGGCGGGCAGCTGTCGAGCTGCTTCATCGACACGGTCGATGACAGCCTGCAGGGCATCTATGACTCCAACACCGATATCGCCCGTGTGTCCAAGCATGGTGGTGGTGTGGGTGCGTACCTGGGGTACGTGCGCAGCAGTGGCGCGCCGATCCGCGGCGTGCCCAACTCGTCCGGCGGCGTCGTGCCGTGGATCAAGCAGCTCAACAACACCGCGGTGTCGGTCGATCAGCTCGGCCAGCGCAAGGGTGCGGTGGCGGTGTACCTGGACATCTGGCATCGCGACATCGAAGCCTTCATGGATCTGCGCCTGAACAACGGCGACCAGCGCCTGCGTGCGCACGATGTGTTCACCGCCATCTGCGTGCCTGATCTGTTCATGGAGGCGGTCGAGCGCCGCGCCGACTGGTACCTGTTCGATCCGCACGAGGTGAAGCAGGCCAAGGGCTGGTACCTGCAGGACTTCTACGACGAGAAGCGCGGGGAGGGCAGCTTCCGCGACCGCTACGCCGAACTGGTCGCCGACGAGCGCATCAGTCGTCGCACGGTGAAGGCGATCGACCTGTTCAAGCGGATCATGCTCAGCCAGCTGGAAACCGGTAACCCGTTCCTGTTCTACCGCGACGAAGTGAACCGCAAGAACCCGAACAAGCACGTGGGCATGGTCTATTCCAGCAATCTGTGCACCGAGATCCTGCAGAACATGAGCCCGACGCGGATGATCCAGGAGATCGTCAGCGGCGACCAGATCGTTACCACCCGCCGTGCCGGTGACTTCGTGGTCTGCAACCTCTCGTCGATCAACCTCGGCCGTGCCATCACCGCCCCCGAGGATCTGCTGGCCAAGGACGTGCTGGAGCGGTTGATTCCGATCCAGGTGCGCATGCTCGACAACGTGATCGACCTCAATGCGCTGCCGGTGCCGCAGGCCACCATCACCAACCGCAAGTACCGCGCCATCGGCCTGGGCACGTTCGGCTGGCACCACCTGCTGGCACAGCAGGCGATCCACTGGGAATCGCCCGAGGCCGAGGAACTGTCCGATCGACTGTTCGAGCGCATCAACTTCCTGACCATCCAGGCCAGCGCGCAATTGGCCAGGGAGAAGGGCAGCTACCCGATGTTCGTTGGCAGCGACTGGCACAACGGCAACTACTTCCGTGACCGCGATTACAGCGGCGCGGCCTGGGACAGTCTTGCGCGCGAGGTGGCGAGCAACGGCCTGCGCAACGGCTGGCTGCTGGCAGTGGCACCGAACATGAGCACCGCACAGATTGCCGGTTCCACCGCGTCGATCGATCCGATCTACAGCGCGTTCTACTACGAGGAAAAGAAGGACTTCCGGCGGCCAGTGGCCGCGCCCGGGCTGTCGCTGGAAACCTGGCCGTACTACGAGAAGGGTGCCTACAAGGTCGACCAGTTCGCCAGCGTGCGGCAGAACGCGCGCCGCCAGCGCCATGTCGACCAGTCGATCAGCTTCAACCTCTACGTGCCGAGCACGATCCGCGCCAGTACGTTGCTGGAGCTGCACCTGAGTGCCTGGCGGGAAGGGCTGAAAACCACCTACTACGTGCGCTCCAACGACATCGACATCAGCGAATGCGAGTGGTGCTCGAGCTGA
- a CDS encoding ribonucleotide-diphosphate reductase subunit beta, whose protein sequence is MATPLDRIKILEPRHPNRSTGIINGRTSGILNWNDIPYPSFYRAYKELSTNFWIPDEVDMKVDARQYGELNAREKNAYDSIIGLLATLDSPQTRFIYNVAEYITDPAAHANAAIIGQQEVIHNESYSYVLASITDLPNQNRIFEIARTHPTIIKRNAPIMGAYDDFMREKTAETLLKSLIQSSILEGINFYSGFAYFYNMVRQNRMNGTGKIISFINRDELAHTKFISELIRAIIGENPELQTNELTAYVHQSFEHAIELETQWSAEVLDGIDGIDVDEMVRYVKYRANKMAGMLGIERLYSDTTDNVMPWIKAYADNFTETKTDFFEMRNASYKKTNVDNGFDDL, encoded by the coding sequence ATGGCAACCCCGCTCGACCGCATCAAGATCCTCGAACCGCGCCACCCCAACCGCAGCACCGGCATCATCAACGGGCGCACCAGTGGCATCCTGAACTGGAACGACATTCCCTACCCGTCGTTCTATCGGGCCTACAAGGAACTGTCGACCAACTTCTGGATCCCCGACGAGGTGGACATGAAGGTGGATGCACGCCAGTACGGCGAGCTGAATGCGCGCGAGAAGAACGCCTACGATTCCATCATCGGCCTGCTGGCCACGCTGGATTCGCCGCAGACGCGTTTCATCTACAACGTCGCTGAGTACATCACCGACCCGGCCGCACACGCCAACGCGGCGATCATCGGCCAGCAGGAAGTGATCCACAACGAAAGCTACAGCTACGTGCTGGCCTCGATCACCGACCTGCCGAACCAGAACCGCATCTTCGAGATCGCCCGTACCCACCCGACCATCATCAAGCGCAACGCGCCGATCATGGGCGCCTACGACGATTTCATGCGCGAGAAAACCGCCGAAACCCTGTTGAAGTCGCTGATCCAGTCGTCAATCCTGGAAGGCATCAACTTCTATTCCGGGTTCGCGTACTTCTACAACATGGTGCGGCAGAACCGCATGAACGGCACCGGCAAGATCATCAGCTTCATCAACCGTGACGAACTGGCCCACACCAAGTTCATCAGCGAGCTGATCCGCGCCATCATCGGCGAGAACCCGGAGCTGCAGACCAACGAGCTGACCGCCTATGTGCACCAGTCGTTCGAGCATGCCATCGAACTGGAAACCCAATGGTCGGCGGAGGTGCTGGATGGCATCGACGGCATCGATGTGGATGAGATGGTGCGCTACGTGAAGTACCGCGCCAACAAGATGGCCGGCATGCTCGGCATCGAGCGCCTGTACAGCGACACCACCGACAACGTGATGCCGTGGATCAAGGCCTACGCCGACAACTTCACCGAGACCAAGACCGACTTCTTCGAGATGCGCAATGCAAGCTACAAGAAGACCAACGTCGACAACGGCTTCGACGACCTCTGA
- a CDS encoding thioredoxin family protein, whose protein sequence is MQIIDAATPEQFQQLLAEHPRALVDFHKDQCPGCRMLDMSLQRVASGTAGQGTTLLRVQLEVVGEAFFRELGLRQTPTLSLFRDGDECMRMPGFQSPQQIEAAIAEFL, encoded by the coding sequence ATGCAGATCATCGACGCCGCCACGCCTGAGCAGTTCCAGCAGTTGCTGGCCGAACACCCGCGCGCGCTGGTGGACTTCCACAAGGATCAGTGTCCCGGTTGCCGGATGCTGGACATGTCGCTGCAGCGGGTAGCCAGCGGCACGGCGGGGCAGGGCACGACCCTGCTGCGGGTGCAGCTGGAAGTGGTGGGCGAGGCGTTCTTCCGCGAGCTGGGGCTGCGGCAGACGCCCACGCTGTCGCTGTTCCGTGACGGCGACGAATGCATGCGCATGCCGGGCTTCCAGTCGCCGCAGCAGATCGAAGCGGCGATCGCAGAGTTCCTGTAG
- a CDS encoding Nramp family divalent metal transporter has product MNTVAPTDSAASTPASLGALNASIVVPDKGHWWFRLLAFLGPGYMVSVGYMDPGNWATDLAGGSRFGYLLLSVILISNLMAVILQALSARLGIATGMDLAQACRARYPKPVNLALWALCEAAIIACDLAEVIGTAIALKLLFDLPLLWGAVITALDTLLVLLLMNRGFRALEAFVIALLLVIFGCFMVQIALAAPPVMQVLGGFIPRAQVVTDPHALYIAIGIIGATVMPHNLYLHSSIVQTRAYPRTDEGRRSALRWAVTDSTVALTLALFINASILILAAAVFHANGRFDVEDIEQAHQLLAPMLGVGLASTLFAVALLASGLNSTVTATLAGQIVMEGFLRLRLPPWLRRLITRALAIIPVVVVIMLFGDQGAVKLLVLSQVVLSMQLPFAIIPLVRIVTDKMTMGALVAPRWLGSIAWVIALVIVVLNVKLLVDTFAGG; this is encoded by the coding sequence ATGAACACCGTCGCACCCACCGATTCTGCCGCCTCCACTCCGGCCAGCCTGGGTGCGCTCAACGCCTCGATAGTCGTACCCGACAAAGGCCATTGGTGGTTCCGCCTGCTGGCCTTCCTGGGCCCGGGCTACATGGTGTCGGTCGGGTACATGGATCCGGGCAACTGGGCCACCGATCTGGCCGGCGGCTCGCGCTTCGGCTATCTGCTGCTGTCGGTCATCCTGATCTCCAACCTGATGGCGGTGATCCTGCAGGCGTTGTCGGCGCGGCTGGGCATCGCCACCGGCATGGACCTGGCGCAGGCCTGCCGTGCACGCTACCCCAAGCCGGTGAACCTGGCGCTGTGGGCGCTGTGCGAAGCGGCGATCATCGCCTGCGACCTGGCCGAAGTGATCGGCACGGCCATCGCCCTGAAACTGTTGTTCGACCTGCCACTGCTATGGGGCGCGGTGATCACCGCACTGGATACACTGCTTGTCCTGCTGCTGATGAACCGCGGTTTCCGCGCGCTGGAAGCCTTCGTGATCGCGCTGCTGCTGGTGATCTTCGGCTGCTTCATGGTGCAGATCGCGCTGGCCGCGCCACCGGTGATGCAGGTGCTGGGCGGTTTCATTCCGCGCGCGCAGGTGGTCACTGATCCGCATGCGCTGTACATCGCCATCGGCATCATCGGTGCCACGGTGATGCCGCACAACCTGTACCTGCATTCTTCCATCGTGCAGACCCGTGCCTATCCACGCACCGACGAAGGCCGTCGCAGTGCGCTGCGCTGGGCCGTCACCGACAGCACCGTTGCCTTGACCCTGGCACTGTTCATCAACGCCAGCATCCTGATCCTGGCGGCGGCGGTATTCCATGCCAACGGCCGCTTCGATGTGGAAGACATCGAGCAGGCACACCAGCTGCTGGCACCGATGCTGGGCGTGGGCCTGGCCTCAACCTTGTTCGCCGTGGCACTCCTGGCATCTGGCCTGAACTCCACCGTGACGGCGACCCTGGCCGGACAGATCGTGATGGAAGGGTTCCTGCGCCTGCGACTGCCGCCGTGGCTGCGGCGCTTGATCACCCGCGCGCTGGCCATCATCCCGGTGGTGGTGGTGATCATGCTGTTCGGCGACCAGGGCGCGGTGAAGCTGCTGGTACTGAGCCAGGTGGTGCTGTCGATGCAGCTGCCGTTCGCGATCATACCGCTGGTACGGATCGTGACCGACAAGATGACGATGGGTGCGCTGGTGGCGCCGCGCTGGCTGGGCAGCATCGCCTGGGTGATCGCGCTGGTGATCGTGGTGCTGAACGTGAAGCTGTTGGTGGATACCTTCGCCGGCGGTTGA
- a CDS encoding zinc-binding dehydrogenase: protein MRAAQYSSFGNPADVLAVANAALPEPGPGEVRIRTVLASIHNHDLLTVRGLYGYKPTLPATGGSEALGVVDALGEGVDGLQIGQRVAAASVHGTWAEAFIAPARMAIPMPESIPDEMAAQLIAMPLSALMLLEFLRVEQGQWIVQNTANGAVGKSLAMLAKGRGVHVANLVRNAEAVAQLQALGIDHVFDTSVDGWKDRVREATGEAQAAAAVDSIGGEASGDLVDLLGHHGTLVSFGVMSGEPMRIPAGGLIYKEATVKGFWGSKVSQAMAVEDKRRLVGELLTRAAGGELTLPVERIFALDDIAQAATAGAGSGRNGKVLLRP, encoded by the coding sequence ATGCGCGCTGCCCAGTACTCCTCCTTCGGCAACCCGGCCGACGTCCTCGCCGTTGCCAACGCCGCACTGCCCGAACCCGGCCCCGGCGAGGTGCGCATCCGCACCGTGCTGGCTTCGATCCACAACCACGACCTGCTGACCGTGCGTGGCCTGTACGGCTACAAGCCGACGCTGCCGGCGACTGGTGGCAGCGAAGCGCTGGGCGTGGTCGATGCACTCGGCGAGGGTGTTGATGGCCTGCAGATCGGCCAGCGTGTTGCCGCCGCCTCGGTGCACGGCACCTGGGCCGAAGCGTTCATCGCGCCGGCGCGGATGGCGATCCCGATGCCGGAGTCGATCCCCGACGAGATGGCCGCACAGCTGATCGCCATGCCGTTGAGCGCGCTGATGCTGCTGGAGTTCCTGCGCGTCGAGCAGGGCCAATGGATCGTGCAGAACACCGCCAACGGGGCCGTCGGCAAGTCGCTGGCGATGCTGGCAAAGGGACGCGGTGTGCACGTGGCCAACCTGGTGCGCAACGCAGAAGCGGTGGCTCAGCTGCAGGCGCTGGGCATCGATCACGTGTTCGATACGTCGGTGGACGGCTGGAAGGACCGCGTGCGCGAAGCCACCGGCGAAGCACAGGCCGCGGCCGCAGTCGATTCCATCGGTGGCGAAGCCAGCGGCGACCTGGTCGATCTGCTCGGCCACCACGGCACCCTGGTCTCGTTCGGCGTGATGAGCGGCGAGCCGATGCGCATACCCGCCGGTGGCCTGATCTACAAGGAAGCCACGGTGAAGGGCTTCTGGGGCAGCAAGGTCAGCCAGGCGATGGCGGTGGAGGACAAGCGCCGGCTTGTTGGCGAGCTGCTGACGCGTGCGGCCGGCGGCGAACTGACCTTGCCGGTGGAGCGGATCTTCGCCCTGGACGACATCGCCCAGGCCGCAACGGCCGGTGCGGGCTCGGGCCGCAATGGCAAGGTGCTGCTGCGGCCGTGA
- a CDS encoding TonB-dependent receptor, with the protein MYRTTLLSSAVALALVAGTAGAAETADTGKDSTTLGTVLVTGSNIKRSDTAGPNPVQIVTREQILQTGRSTLTDVLRNLSANAGNSFDEQYTGSFAAGSASIGLRGLSPKNTLVLVNGYRVANFGFALNTQDTFVDLNALPISAVERIEVLKDGASAVYGSDAIAGVINIILRRDFQGVEVGGGFGTATQGGLNERKANLLAGFGDLEQQGWNVLFGLDLLKRDRLDADQRAYTRDGDFRDKPGGRLAGWSTAGGNWLTNPRAPQPFSPCPDGSELRPYSDFGSTLPGQACAFNAQPFKTLQPGAERLQASLSATYRFNDSVEAFADVLYSHNKADQIFSAPLTVGPGLRAYNPATGTLTDIAAVLPVGHPNNPGNAPLPFEYTFFDLGPRLKDNTQVFYRALAGVRGTGERWDWEVAALTSQSAQREYVDNFVDRYAFQQVLRDGSYNFLNPASTPGALDDLRLQTKRPGWYKLHSLNIKASTSLWELPAGAIGFAWGAEFRKESLDARTSAQVLSGTELRPAINVVNGERQVSAAYAEFSVPLHRTLELQVAGRGDHYDDFGKAFSPKFALRWQPLDSLLLRGSFSRGFRAPSLPEIAPGQTISYGSVVDPFDPLQPGGNRGVTNLRTGNPDLKAERSRNLNVGAVWSPDADSSIGLDWYRIEQDNLVKPDSAQFIVNNPDLFPGRVQRDAQGRIQIITNQYANQGELTTSGIDLEANRTFRTDGWGNFTVAGSWTHLLSFKQPLVAGQAPYDGAGNNRHGALPRTRGTTSLNWAVGDWSSTLSLQYVSGYDQRVATATSNPGLRDKVKPYQQLDLYVAYEGIAKTTLSLSVLNLTDKDPPFDPAGGSSGFDISQYNLRGQFVSLGARYRF; encoded by the coding sequence ATGTATCGCACCACCCTGCTTTCCAGCGCGGTCGCGCTGGCCCTCGTCGCCGGCACTGCCGGCGCCGCTGAAACCGCCGACACCGGCAAGGACAGCACCACCCTCGGCACCGTGCTGGTGACCGGCTCGAACATCAAGCGCAGCGACACCGCCGGCCCCAACCCGGTGCAGATCGTCACCCGCGAGCAGATCCTGCAGACCGGCCGCTCCACCCTCACCGACGTGCTGCGCAACCTGTCGGCCAACGCCGGCAACAGTTTCGACGAGCAGTACACCGGCAGCTTCGCTGCAGGCTCGGCCTCGATCGGCCTGCGCGGCCTGTCGCCGAAAAACACGCTGGTGCTGGTCAACGGCTACCGCGTGGCCAACTTCGGCTTCGCGCTCAACACCCAGGACACCTTCGTCGATCTCAACGCGCTGCCGATCAGCGCGGTCGAGCGCATCGAAGTGCTGAAGGATGGCGCCTCCGCGGTGTACGGCTCTGACGCCATTGCCGGCGTCATCAACATCATCCTGCGCCGTGATTTCCAGGGCGTGGAGGTCGGCGGTGGCTTCGGCACCGCTACCCAGGGCGGCCTGAACGAGCGCAAGGCCAACCTGCTGGCCGGTTTCGGTGATCTTGAACAGCAGGGCTGGAACGTGCTGTTCGGGCTGGATCTGCTCAAGCGCGACCGCCTCGACGCCGACCAGCGCGCGTACACCCGCGACGGCGATTTCCGCGACAAGCCCGGTGGCCGCCTGGCCGGCTGGTCCACGGCCGGTGGCAACTGGCTGACCAACCCGCGCGCGCCGCAACCGTTCTCGCCCTGCCCCGATGGCAGCGAGCTGCGTCCCTACAGTGACTTCGGCAGCACCCTGCCCGGCCAGGCCTGCGCCTTCAACGCGCAGCCGTTCAAGACCCTGCAGCCCGGCGCCGAGCGCCTGCAGGCGTCGTTGAGCGCGACCTACCGCTTCAATGACAGCGTCGAAGCCTTCGCTGATGTGCTGTACAGCCACAACAAGGCCGACCAGATCTTCAGCGCACCGCTGACGGTCGGTCCCGGCCTGCGTGCCTACAATCCCGCCACCGGCACGTTGACCGATATCGCCGCCGTGCTGCCGGTCGGCCACCCGAACAATCCGGGCAACGCGCCGCTGCCGTTCGAATACACCTTCTTCGATCTCGGCCCGCGCCTGAAGGACAACACCCAGGTGTTCTACCGCGCCTTGGCCGGCGTGCGCGGTACCGGCGAGCGCTGGGACTGGGAAGTGGCCGCGCTGACCTCGCAGAGCGCGCAGCGCGAGTACGTGGACAACTTCGTGGACCGCTACGCTTTCCAGCAGGTCCTGCGCGATGGCAGCTACAACTTCCTGAATCCCGCCAGCACACCGGGCGCATTGGACGATCTACGCCTGCAGACCAAGCGTCCGGGCTGGTACAAGCTGCACTCGCTCAACATCAAGGCATCCACCTCGTTGTGGGAACTGCCGGCCGGTGCGATCGGTTTCGCCTGGGGCGCGGAGTTCCGCAAGGAATCGCTGGACGCGCGCACCAGCGCGCAGGTGTTGTCGGGCACCGAACTGCGCCCGGCCATCAATGTGGTCAACGGCGAACGCCAGGTCAGCGCCGCCTATGCCGAGTTCAGCGTGCCGCTGCATCGCACCCTGGAACTGCAGGTGGCCGGCCGTGGTGATCACTACGATGACTTCGGCAAGGCGTTCTCGCCGAAGTTCGCGCTGCGCTGGCAGCCGCTGGACAGCCTGCTGCTGCGCGGTTCGTTCTCGCGCGGCTTCCGTGCACCGTCGCTGCCGGAGATCGCACCGGGGCAGACCATCAGCTACGGCTCGGTGGTCGATCCGTTCGATCCGCTGCAGCCCGGCGGCAACCGTGGCGTGACCAACCTGCGCACCGGCAATCCGGACCTGAAGGCCGAACGCTCGCGCAATCTCAATGTCGGCGCAGTGTGGTCGCCGGATGCCGATTCCAGCATCGGCCTGGACTGGTACCGCATCGAACAGGACAACCTGGTCAAGCCGGACAGCGCGCAGTTCATCGTCAACAACCCGGACCTGTTCCCCGGCCGCGTGCAGCGCGATGCACAGGGTCGCATCCAGATCATCACCAACCAGTACGCCAACCAGGGCGAGCTGACCACCTCGGGCATCGACCTGGAAGCCAACCGCACCTTCCGCACCGATGGCTGGGGCAACTTCACCGTGGCCGGCAGCTGGACGCACCTGCTCAGCTTCAAGCAACCGCTGGTGGCCGGCCAGGCCCCGTATGACGGCGCCGGCAACAATCGCCATGGCGCGTTGCCACGGACCCGAGGCACCACCTCGTTGAACTGGGCAGTGGGTGACTGGAGCAGCACGCTGAGCCTGCAGTACGTGAGCGGCTATGACCAGCGCGTGGCGACGGCCACCAGCAATCCGGGCCTGCGCGACAAGGTCAAGCCCTACCAGCAGCTGGACCTGTACGTGGCCTACGAGGGCATCGCGAAGACCACGCTGTCGCTGTCGGTGCTGAACCTGACCGACAAGGATCCGCCGTTCGATCCAGCCGGCGGCTCCAGCGGCTTCGACATCAGCCAGTACAACCTGCGCGGTCAGTTCGTTTCGCTGGGGGCACGTTACCGGTTCTGA
- the mntR gene encoding manganese-binding transcriptional regulator MntR yields MGKTDESTSLKSTPLIEAERQVESFRQVREAHRMELVEDYVELISDLLADGGEARQVDIATRLGVAQPTVAKMLRRLARDGWVVQRPYRGVFLTPEGEALAHASRQRHQTVERFLLALGVDPDTARRDAEGIEHHVSEQTLALFEEFVRKAEGGAP; encoded by the coding sequence GTGGGCAAGACGGACGAGTCGACATCGCTGAAAAGCACCCCCTTGATCGAGGCCGAGCGCCAGGTCGAGAGCTTCCGGCAAGTGCGCGAAGCACACCGGATGGAACTGGTGGAGGACTATGTCGAGCTGATCTCCGACCTGCTGGCCGACGGCGGCGAGGCCCGCCAGGTCGACATCGCCACCCGCCTGGGCGTGGCCCAGCCGACCGTGGCGAAGATGCTTCGGCGCTTGGCCCGTGATGGCTGGGTAGTGCAGCGCCCGTACCGAGGCGTGTTCCTGACCCCGGAGGGCGAGGCGTTGGCCCACGCCAGCCGCCAGCGCCACCAGACCGTGGAGCGCTTCCTGCTGGCGCTGGGCGTGGACCCGGATACCGCGCGGCGTGATGCTGAAGGTATCGAGCACCATGTCAGTGAACAGACTTTGGCGCTGTTCGAGGAATTCGTGCGCAAGGCCGAGGGCGGGGCGCCGTAG
- a CDS encoding flavodoxin, producing the protein MVVASLSGNTRELGRHIAERCRAAGHAVHWQDVDDLRQCPPLPVDEADLVLLGCWTDNAGRTPSEMKAWVAGIAERGQRPRQVAVFGTGETQWGQEYYCGAVHRLIRYFHSGYPPLEIEQMPHGQRHAAAINRWTDAVLDHYWSTIDADHRRRHA; encoded by the coding sequence ATCGTGGTGGCGTCGCTGAGTGGCAACACCCGCGAGCTCGGCCGCCATATCGCCGAGCGATGCCGGGCCGCAGGCCACGCCGTGCACTGGCAGGACGTCGACGACCTGCGCCAGTGCCCGCCGCTGCCGGTGGACGAGGCCGACCTGGTGCTGCTGGGTTGCTGGACCGACAACGCCGGGCGCACGCCGTCGGAGATGAAGGCCTGGGTGGCAGGTATCGCCGAACGCGGCCAGCGGCCGCGCCAGGTGGCGGTGTTCGGGACCGGCGAAACGCAGTGGGGGCAGGAGTACTACTGCGGCGCCGTGCACCGGCTGATCCGCTATTTCCACAGCGGCTACCCGCCGCTGGAGATCGAACAGATGCCCCATGGCCAGCGGCATGCCGCGGCCATCAACCGCTGGACCGACGCGGTCCTGGATCATTACTGGAGTACCATCGATGCAGATCATCGACGCCGCCACGCCTGA
- a CDS encoding thioredoxin-like domain-containing protein yields the protein MRSSWLPALLLALAWPAAAADLHAQVAASLMRPEPRALRPMHWSPPPKLIALYFGADWCAPCHAFVPTLRGVRDALREAGADTEVVYVSLDESEAALRRYMQLQEMPWPVLDPRRAKRMPALQALAGPAPPNLVLIDAQGTVLANGWQGRRYGGLQPVLKEWTKRACAQEQARCPDDGIQPR from the coding sequence ATGCGTTCTAGCTGGCTGCCCGCACTGCTGCTGGCACTGGCATGGCCTGCTGCGGCGGCCGACCTGCACGCGCAGGTCGCGGCGTCGCTGATGCGGCCCGAGCCACGTGCCCTGCGGCCGATGCACTGGTCGCCACCACCGAAACTGATCGCGCTGTATTTCGGTGCCGACTGGTGCGCACCCTGCCATGCCTTCGTGCCGACCCTGCGCGGCGTGCGCGACGCGCTGCGCGAGGCCGGCGCCGATACCGAGGTGGTGTATGTCAGCCTGGATGAAAGCGAGGCGGCGTTGCGGCGCTACATGCAGCTGCAGGAGATGCCGTGGCCGGTGCTGGACCCGCGTCGCGCGAAGCGCATGCCGGCACTGCAGGCATTGGCGGGCCCGGCCCCGCCCAACCTGGTGCTGATTGATGCGCAGGGCACTGTGCTGGCCAATGGCTGGCAGGGGCGGCGCTACGGAGGCCTGCAGCCGGTATTGAAGGAATGGACGAAACGGGCGTGTGCGCAGGAACAGGCGCGCTGCCCCGATGACGGCATTCAACCCCGGTAG